In Zingiber officinale cultivar Zhangliang chromosome 9B, Zo_v1.1, whole genome shotgun sequence, the genomic window CTTTCAAGTAAACCATAACCTTGCATTTCTCTTTGTTGTAAACATTAGTAATAGTAAAACTGGCATTTTGAAATATTTCCATACACCAAATTATTTTACATTTGTGAGAAACTTAATATAGAAGAGAGAATGATACAATCACCACCAACTTAAGAGTAGCACATGCACTTGTAGGTTAAGCATTACAAAGAATATGGATGGAAAAAAGGTAAAAGCTTATTCTGGCCATGTAAGAAAAGGATATATTACCACTTGTTTTGTGGACGACCAGAATACTGAGGCTTTCGATTTGATTATCAACATAAAAATCCATGCCAACTAAGAACCTCATAAGAGTTTGGAAAACAAAATTGCTGCAAGCCTCTGATCCATTATCTAAAACAACGAAATGGACGCATTAAACACACAAAAATATAAGCAGTGCAAAACTAACTGATAGTATACCTATTGTTCCTGAACTAGCAAAGTATCTTCCGCTGTTCTCTTGCTATTCAATGGTTGAGgtagaaatttgattttgaagttAATCACATGAGCTGGATAATTACAGATATAAGTTCAAATCATTTATTGGAGAGGAGTAACATTTGCTTACCATATTGGCACCAACTTTATTTTGAGTTACAATTTCCTGATATGACTCTGGTAATCTCTGTCCTTGTGGGCCTTTAGTTATCACTTGAGACCTAATTCTAGAATTGGTACTCGGAGATGTGATCAATAGGGTATCACTCGTATCATTTCTCTTTAGTACAAGATTCTGGAGTTTTTCAACTTCATCTGAAAGCTCTTTGGCTgtgaagaaaaagatttaaattttatcagCACAATGTGGCCATGGAGATACAAAAAACTTCAAACCCATAAATATGCTAGTAAGATCGCACCAAGAAACAACTGGTTTTGACTCTAGTGTTTTAACAAACATAGAACATTTGGTGCTTACAGAGAGAATCACAAcaaaatgaatgtttaaaaagAATTCAACCCTGTATCACAGTTAGCTAACCAATTTCAGTAACAAGTATACCCTATACTTGCTGCTGGGGTACTAACTCATACTGTCAGGTGGTAACCAAAatgaaacattaaaaaaataataataaaggcaCCCGTCCATTGTTATACTAGTAAGAAATGGTCAATAAGTTCCTCTTCAAAGAAAGGATGGTCAAGAGGCAGGACACTATAtcaatgaataaataaataaataagaaaataactGCAAGAAGAAATTTAGGAAAATACACAACACATTGATCTATGAAATACCTGGCAATGTGTATCCATGGTTTAGAAACTGAGGTGGTGTTTTGAGTTtaagggtttgggaatgagggaatggatttatTCCCAAACCTTATATTTGGTTGATgagaatgaaattaaaattttggaatgaaattcaaaaaattaggTATTGATGAAACTCACCTCCTGCTTTAGGTTTTGATGGAAATGATAATGgaaatgagaattaagttttagacaaaaatacccttaatatatttgtttaatttttctttcatatcactttctctctttgttctctttcatcatactttccctctcctccttctattATTATACTTTCTCCCTTcttaatctctcccatcatatactcTCTCTCATTTTATtctatcatactttttctctcatcacactttttctttccttatcctctctcatcacattgtctttcctcattttttctcatcacatttctttctcatcatattttctctctcctcaatctcttccattacTCTCTCtactcattttctctcatcacactttctctctcatcattctctcccatcaccactttctctctcatcttattttctctctcctcattctctctcatcatgctctctctcaaaacactctctttcctcattttctctcatcacattttccctctcttcattctttctcatcatattttctccttatatttttcttttacattcaactttctctcacatttatttttttttcttattttcctctaagggtaaaaaaaagaaaattttagtttattctgatagaaaatattcaactaaccaaatattatttttaagagtgatatctatACTCATCCATTTTcgttccataatactatgattctcattcccatttctATTTCTAGAAAAAAACCAAACACCACCTGAATTTCAGTTACATTGTAGaaataaagaataaataaaaatcaCTTCTTGTTCTAAATTGTGACGGTAAAGTTAttactttgtgaccaaaaggtcacgggttcgaatcctgaaaaaaatcaggaggtagaaattgaaagaaaaatctTTATGGTGGAGATATCTCTAACCATAAAGGAATCAGAAGATGATTTCAGAAAAGTAACAAGTAATGTATTGAAGCTCTcaaacatttcaaaaattattttgaaaggtAATCTTCAGGTTAAAGATGTATTAAAAAAACCTGCATTTCACAACTTCACAAGGATGCAAGATTATTTATTTCTATTCATCTCCTTTTCATTTCCTCTGGGGGTTTAATCATACAGGCAACTCACCAAAGGAAGGCCAACCATACTAATTCTCAAGAGACAGCTTTCGATAAAATATAAAGCAAAGTAATCCCATCTGCACGTAGTCCTAGTTTATAATGAAATCAGAAGACTCCAAGCTAATGAGGGCGGCTCGGCGCACGAAGTTCCTGCCATACGGGGTCCCGAGAAAGGATACATTATACGCAACCTTaccctgttttttgcaagagactatttTCAGGATTCGAATCCATGACCTTTAGGGTGCATTTGGTTGggagttatccttgataaccttggttattcaTCTAAGTTTATCAACGAAAACCCTGTTTAATTTAGACAATCAATGATTCCCGAATAATATTCTATGCCtgagcaaaaggggcatgcaacccgGAATTGAAAAATCTCGAAAtactgaggtttttcttgattccggggttaacgaattttttctactaaaaataccctccgataagagaaaaatgtaaaaaataataaaaaatataaaaaaacattaaaaaggggaaaaaaaaggaaaaacattaaaataaatataaaataataaaaaatgtaaaataataaaaaaacattaaaaataaaaatagaaaaaacgttaaaaaataaaaaaatgtaaaaaaaataaaaaaaagtaaaaaaaataaaaaaaaatagaaaaaacataaaaatataaaaaaatataaaaaatataaaaaaatagaaaaaacataaaaatataaaaaaatatataaaaatataaaaatacgaaaaataaaaaacataaaaaaataaaacaaattaaaaaacgcaaaaaaaaaaaattaaaaaacaaaaaaggaaagaaaatgtaaaaaaaaagaaaaaaaattaaaaaacacataaaaaataaagaaaaatgtgaaaaagaaaaagtaaaaaaaataaaaacgtagagtaaataataataataataataataataataatatatggttggttttgtaTAGAGGTGTAATCGAGcagagccgagccgagccgagccgttAAATGTTTGAGTTTAACTCATTTATAATCGAACCGAGCtcaagctttatttaacgaatatattcatggctcacaagcttattcgagcttttatcgagcctaaacgagtttaataaatataaattataaatttaaatattcattaaaaactaaattatatatttagagaaaattataatattcttattaaaatttacaattttattctaataaataaatttaatatatttatctatatgtttcataagtagagtgtaaaatctataaatttaatatcaaaattattttttttttatttaaaagttgattcatgagcctAGACATGACAAGATTTCGTTTGCATTGAGAAATAGAAAAACTTCTATATTCCTGTTCTCAAGAATGATAAAGCATTTGTTCGTTGAAATCATGGGTTTTTCTTAGCAAATGTGGCCAAGGCTCACCCATGTAAGGAATATTTCATCAGAATCTAAAAGCTCTAGATTCGAATACTATAAAAAcaacagaattttttttttttaatcaaactaTGATAAAGCAAGCAGTCACCTTAAGGGGATTGTTTTTAACGAAATAAAATTTATCTCTTCTACATCTGATAAATAAAAATTGCAAGACAGAAACATCttaatctaaaaaaaaaacaaaataattacATCCTTACATCTCTTGCCCTCTTCAAGAAGTAACTTTTTGCATTCAGCATATTTCTCCTGAAATGCATACCTGCAATCAAATTCCTACAAAAACTTACTATTTCCTTATTTATGGATAGGACAGCTCTAATCAAATTAATCGACATCCAAttaattattacaaattttggtGAAGCCCCTTATTTTCTTTATTCAACTGTTCTATTAAGTCCCCCACAACTACAAGAGAGCAAAAATGTCAAGCGCATGAATCTTATGCTATATAAAAGATCATTCTCTAAATATGACTTAATTGTTTGGGCAACTATATAAACCATACCAGACTGATAACTTCTCAACTCAGCATCTCTGGCATGGGTCCACTCTTCCTCATCTGAGATCTTCCTTTTCTGAGGATTGTGaagaaaaatcacaaaaaaaaaaaaccaatttAGAGAATTTAAATGGAGCACTAGAAGGGGGGGAGTACCTTCAAATTCTTGTATTTTTCATACAGTTTGAAATTGAGTGATTCC contains:
- the LOC122025309 gene encoding uncharacterized protein LOC122025309; translation: MESLNFKLYEKYKNLKKRKISDEEEWTHARDAELRSYQSVVGDLIEQLNKENKGLHQNLYAFQEKYAECKKLLLEEGKRSKELSDEVEKLQNLVLKRNDTSDTLLITSPSTNSRIRSQVITKGPQGQRLPESYQEIVTQNKVGANMQENSGRYFASSGTIDNGSEACSNFVFQTLMRFLVGMDFYVDNQIESLSILVVHKTSGYTFTLTWIQHENDEGEWMYHVTSLGTLESVALDWMKEDIMFSAAMCCDFFERVSLIIGRQCSF